A single region of the Solwaraspora sp. WMMD406 genome encodes:
- a CDS encoding DUF397 domain-containing protein, whose amino-acid sequence MNTSEPRWRKSTRSTGTGNCVEVADNLPDRVLIRDTKDRDGGTLSFGPAAWSAFVTHAKRPTTTA is encoded by the coding sequence ATGAACACAAGTGAGCCACGCTGGCGTAAGAGCACCCGCAGCACCGGCACCGGCAACTGCGTCGAGGTCGCCGACAACCTTCCCGATCGGGTCCTGATCCGCGACACCAAGGACCGCGACGGCGGTACGTTGTCGTTCGGCCCGGCCGCCTGGTCTGCCTTCGTCACGCACGCGAAGCGCCCCACGACCACCGCCTGA
- a CDS encoding helix-turn-helix transcriptional regulator, protein MNDLTTLSARLRELRTDRKMAQDRLAATIGVSKSLVQQFESGKLIPQEGTAERLDGFFGTGDEIQRAAKDAREDRQPWLRSWFEQERRATLLRSWEPMLVPGLLQCESYMRAVFAAVPSNAGKVDALVAKRRERQAATIDREDPVGLSAIIGEVVLRRGPGEVLKDQLGHLVDVGHRPHVRVRVIPAESEGLHVGLAGAFVIAGMPDGRRTAYMDDQLTGHVAAARSDLAHLELAWEEIDALALPVVQSRDLILRTLHEHK, encoded by the coding sequence GTGAATGACCTTACGACCCTGTCGGCGCGACTACGCGAGTTACGCACCGACCGCAAGATGGCGCAAGATCGACTCGCGGCGACGATCGGTGTGTCGAAGTCGCTGGTGCAGCAGTTCGAGTCGGGCAAACTGATTCCGCAGGAGGGCACGGCGGAGCGGCTGGACGGGTTCTTCGGCACCGGTGACGAGATCCAGCGGGCGGCCAAGGACGCGCGGGAGGACCGGCAGCCCTGGCTGCGCTCCTGGTTCGAACAGGAGCGCCGGGCGACCTTGCTGCGCAGCTGGGAGCCGATGCTGGTGCCCGGGTTGTTGCAGTGCGAGTCGTACATGCGCGCGGTCTTCGCCGCGGTGCCGTCGAACGCCGGGAAGGTGGATGCGTTGGTCGCCAAGCGGCGGGAACGTCAGGCGGCCACGATCGACCGGGAGGACCCGGTCGGGCTGTCGGCAATCATCGGCGAGGTGGTGCTGCGGCGGGGGCCGGGCGAGGTGCTGAAGGATCAGCTCGGGCATCTGGTGGACGTCGGCCACCGGCCGCACGTGCGCGTCCGGGTGATCCCGGCCGAGTCGGAGGGCCTCCACGTCGGGCTCGCTGGTGCCTTCGTCATCGCCGGCATGCCGGACGGTCGCCGGACGGCCTACATGGATGACCAGCTGACCGGCCACGTCGCGGCCGCCCGTAGCGATCTGGCACACCTGGAACTAGCCTGGGAGGAGATTGACGCGCTGGCCCTGCCCGTGGTCCAGTCCCGAGACCTGATCCTGAGGACGCTGCATGAACACAAGTGA
- a CDS encoding Sir2 family NAD-dependent protein deacetylase codes for MSGVRDDVDIRQVTEWVADARRIVALTGAGISTDSGIPDFRGPNGVWTRDPEAAKLFTLDAYVADPAIRRRAWQGRRDHAAWTAEPNTGHAALVELERAGRLAAIVTQNIDGLHQRAGNSPDTVIEIHGTLYEVECLGCADRTGIGEVLDRVAAGEDDPACRHCAGILKTATISFGQSLHGPTLRRAARAAADCDLMLAVGTSLTVQPAAGLVEIAAESGARVVIINAAPTPYDGIADAVVREPIGTVLPALVSG; via the coding sequence ATGAGCGGTGTACGCGACGACGTCGACATCCGTCAGGTCACCGAATGGGTCGCCGACGCCCGCCGGATCGTGGCGTTGACCGGAGCCGGCATATCCACCGACTCCGGCATACCCGACTTCCGGGGACCCAACGGCGTCTGGACCCGCGACCCCGAGGCGGCCAAACTGTTCACCCTCGACGCGTACGTCGCCGACCCGGCCATCCGCCGACGGGCCTGGCAGGGCCGCCGCGACCACGCCGCCTGGACCGCCGAACCCAACACCGGCCACGCGGCGTTGGTCGAGCTGGAGCGCGCCGGCAGACTGGCCGCCATCGTCACCCAGAACATCGACGGGCTGCACCAACGGGCCGGCAACTCACCGGACACCGTGATCGAAATCCACGGCACGCTGTACGAGGTCGAATGCCTCGGCTGCGCCGACCGTACCGGCATCGGGGAGGTCCTGGACCGGGTGGCCGCCGGCGAGGACGACCCGGCCTGTCGGCACTGCGCCGGCATCCTCAAGACGGCGACGATCTCGTTCGGCCAGTCGCTGCACGGACCGACCCTGCGGCGGGCGGCGCGGGCCGCCGCCGACTGCGACCTGATGCTCGCCGTCGGCACCTCGCTGACGGTGCAGCCGGCCGCCGGGCTGGTCGAGATAGCCGCCGAATCCGGTGCCCGCGTCGTGATCATCAACGCCGCGCCGACACCGTACGACGGAATCGCCGACGCGGTGGTGCGCGAACCGATCGGTACGGTCCTGCCGGCACTCGTCTCGGGCTGA
- a CDS encoding PH domain-containing protein — translation MPPYTGPGQPYPMPGQPYPPPVPAEEPRKRLHPLSPVLQGGKALVVIIVGLSWQTLGRVGVGRFALLVALCLLGYLAMAVVSWYNTGYHIVGRELRIYEGLIWRRTRAIPLERLQAVEVVRPLLAQLTGLAELRLEVVGGGKTEAPLAYLTVADAAALRARLLALSGRGGPAPVDGEPVPELPDTSGPPPGRLLHTVVNRDLLISQLLTPQTMFLPFGVAFVVAQFATDAQWSFIAVASTLTAMAGVILQPVRRVLSDWNFRLARDEVGLRVRHGLTETRSQTVPLHRVQAISVTWPLLWRAKKWLRLRLHVAGYAVGDEQGGQADRLLPVGDLPTANHILTEVVSGLALDTLPLTAPPRRARWLNPLAQPKLGAGLADQVFSVRSGLLTRHMTVVPYARMQSIRVVRGPMQRMLGLATVHADTAGGPSASAKDRDVAEAWWLAAELIERARAARTTADPSAGRQSGDAGPRLS, via the coding sequence ATGCCGCCGTACACCGGGCCGGGGCAGCCGTACCCGATGCCCGGCCAGCCCTACCCACCGCCGGTGCCGGCGGAGGAGCCCCGAAAGCGGCTGCATCCGCTCAGCCCGGTGCTGCAGGGCGGCAAGGCCCTGGTCGTGATCATCGTCGGGCTGTCCTGGCAGACCCTCGGCCGGGTCGGGGTCGGGCGCTTCGCACTACTGGTCGCGCTCTGCCTGCTCGGCTACCTCGCGATGGCGGTGGTGAGCTGGTACAACACCGGCTACCACATCGTCGGCCGGGAGTTGCGGATCTACGAAGGGCTGATCTGGCGGCGGACCCGTGCCATTCCGCTGGAGCGTCTGCAGGCCGTCGAGGTGGTCCGTCCGCTGCTGGCCCAGCTGACCGGGCTGGCCGAGCTGCGGCTCGAAGTCGTCGGCGGCGGCAAGACCGAAGCGCCGCTGGCGTACCTGACCGTCGCCGACGCCGCCGCGCTGCGGGCCCGGCTGCTCGCGTTGTCCGGGCGCGGCGGTCCCGCTCCGGTCGACGGCGAACCCGTACCGGAGCTGCCGGACACCTCCGGCCCACCGCCGGGCCGGTTGCTGCACACCGTGGTCAACCGGGATCTGCTGATCAGCCAGTTGCTCACGCCGCAGACCATGTTCCTGCCGTTCGGTGTGGCGTTCGTGGTGGCCCAGTTCGCGACCGACGCCCAGTGGTCGTTCATCGCCGTCGCCAGCACCCTGACCGCGATGGCCGGTGTGATCCTGCAGCCGGTACGACGGGTGCTCAGCGACTGGAACTTCCGGCTCGCCCGCGACGAGGTCGGCCTGCGGGTACGGCACGGGTTGACCGAAACCCGGTCGCAGACGGTGCCGCTGCACCGGGTCCAGGCGATCAGCGTGACCTGGCCGCTGTTGTGGCGGGCCAAGAAGTGGCTCCGGCTGCGGCTGCACGTCGCCGGCTACGCCGTCGGCGACGAGCAGGGCGGACAGGCCGACCGGTTGTTGCCGGTCGGCGACCTGCCCACCGCCAACCACATCCTCACCGAGGTGGTGTCGGGGCTGGCGTTGGACACCCTGCCGCTGACCGCGCCGCCGCGCCGGGCCCGCTGGCTCAACCCTCTCGCCCAGCCCAAGCTCGGCGCGGGTCTGGCCGATCAGGTGTTCAGCGTGCGCAGCGGACTGTTGACCCGGCACATGACGGTGGTGCCGTACGCCCGGATGCAGTCGATCCGGGTGGTACGGGGTCCGATGCAGCGGATGCTGGGGCTGGCCACGGTGCACGCCGACACGGCGGGCGGTCCGAGCGCCAGCGCCAAGGACCGGGACGTGGCCGAGGCCTGGTGGCTGGCCGCCGAGCTGATTGAGCGGGCCCGCGCCGCCCGCACCACAGCCGACCCGTCGGCCGGTCGCCAGTCGGGTGACGCCGGACCGCGTCTGTCCTGA
- a CDS encoding PH domain-containing protein, with amino-acid sequence MSEPSAVPDAPISPLEPWPDTVHWQPVSRDLIWVELIRLAIGMGLLLAGLGIGWAITGYWLVGVGFGAAVLLTVMRTITTVRAVLAWGYAERDNDLLVRHGLLIRRLSIVPYARMQFVDVTAGPLERAFDLATVQLHTAAAASDARVPGLPPAEASRLRDRLTALGEVRAEGL; translated from the coding sequence GTGAGCGAACCCTCTGCCGTACCGGACGCGCCGATCAGCCCGTTGGAGCCTTGGCCGGACACGGTGCACTGGCAGCCGGTGTCCCGTGACCTGATCTGGGTGGAACTGATCCGCCTCGCCATCGGCATGGGTCTGCTGCTCGCCGGGCTCGGCATCGGCTGGGCGATCACCGGCTACTGGCTGGTCGGGGTCGGTTTCGGCGCGGCGGTGCTGCTCACCGTGATGCGGACGATCACCACGGTCCGGGCCGTGCTCGCCTGGGGGTACGCCGAGCGGGACAACGATCTGCTGGTCCGGCACGGGCTGCTGATCCGCCGGCTGTCGATCGTGCCGTACGCCCGGATGCAGTTCGTCGACGTGACCGCCGGCCCGCTGGAACGGGCCTTCGACCTGGCCACGGTGCAGTTGCACACGGCGGCTGCGGCCAGTGACGCCCGGGTTCCGGGGTTGCCGCCGGCGGAAGCGTCCCGGCTGCGGGATCGGCTCACCGCGCTCGGCGAGGTTCGCGCGGAGGGGCTGTGA
- a CDS encoding MoxR family ATPase, protein MAQPTTPESSTSTDPSPQPGATPAEDATLLERAMFEVKRVIVGQDRMVERMFVALLARGHCLLEGVPGVAKTLAVETLATVVGGSFARIQFTPDLVPADLVGTRIYRQSSEKFDVELGPVFVNFLLADEINRAPAKVQSALLEVMSERQVSLGGQTHLVPEPFLVMATQNPIEQEGVYPLPEAQRDRFLMKIVVGYPTDAEEREIVYRMGVSAPEPKVVFRPTDLIDLQRKADQVFVHNALVDYTVRLVLATRTPAEHGMPDVAQLIQYGASPRASLGIVRATRALALLRGRDYALPSDVQDIAPDILRHRLVLSYDALADDVPADHVVSRIMSTVPLPSVAPRQNATPMPGHPHSAPGNGPGVPGGPVGTGPFPPQGGTHPAPTGGGHWPGQLP, encoded by the coding sequence GTGGCCCAGCCGACCACGCCCGAATCGTCGACATCGACCGACCCGTCGCCGCAGCCCGGCGCTACTCCGGCCGAGGACGCCACGCTGCTCGAACGGGCGATGTTCGAGGTTAAGCGAGTGATCGTCGGGCAGGACCGGATGGTCGAACGGATGTTCGTCGCACTCCTGGCCCGAGGACACTGTCTGCTCGAAGGCGTGCCCGGGGTCGCCAAGACACTGGCCGTGGAAACCCTCGCCACGGTCGTCGGCGGCAGCTTCGCCCGGATCCAGTTCACCCCGGATCTGGTCCCCGCCGACCTGGTCGGCACCCGGATCTACCGGCAGTCCAGCGAGAAGTTCGACGTCGAACTCGGACCGGTGTTCGTCAATTTCCTGCTCGCCGACGAGATCAACCGGGCCCCGGCGAAGGTGCAGTCCGCGCTGCTGGAGGTGATGAGCGAACGCCAGGTCTCCCTCGGCGGCCAGACCCACCTGGTGCCGGAGCCGTTCCTGGTGATGGCCACGCAGAACCCGATCGAGCAGGAAGGCGTCTATCCGCTGCCCGAAGCCCAGCGGGACCGCTTCCTGATGAAGATCGTCGTGGGCTACCCGACGGACGCCGAGGAACGGGAGATCGTCTACCGGATGGGCGTCAGCGCACCCGAACCGAAGGTCGTCTTCCGGCCGACCGACCTCATCGACCTGCAGCGCAAGGCCGACCAGGTGTTCGTCCACAACGCCCTGGTCGACTACACCGTACGGCTGGTGCTGGCCACCCGTACCCCGGCCGAGCACGGCATGCCCGACGTCGCCCAGCTGATCCAGTACGGGGCCAGCCCCCGCGCCTCGCTCGGCATCGTCCGGGCCACCCGGGCGTTGGCGCTGCTGCGCGGCCGTGACTACGCGCTGCCCTCCGACGTGCAGGACATCGCCCCGGACATCCTGCGGCACCGGCTGGTGCTCAGCTACGACGCTCTCGCCGACGACGTACCGGCCGACCACGTCGTGTCGCGCATCATGTCGACCGTACCGTTGCCGTCGGTCGCCCCCCGGCAGAACGCGACGCCGATGCCCGGCCACCCGCACAGCGCGCCAGGTAACGGTCCGGGCGTGCCGGGCGGACCGGTCGGCACCGGCCCGTTCCCACCGCAAGGTGGCACCCACCCGGCGCCGACCGGCGGCGGCCACTGGCCCGGGCAGCTGCCGTGA
- a CDS encoding DUF58 domain-containing protein yields the protein MLSRLYLTVTRKLDGLLQGDYVGLLPGPGSEAGESTEYRPGDDVRRMDWPVTARTTVPHVRRTVADRELEAWIAVDLSASLDFGTARCLKRDLVISAAAAMAHLTARGGNRIGAVIGTGDPARGGLTTRLPARPGRREAHGLLRAIANTPSRPGRSDLGALIDMLNRPPRRRGVAVVISDFMAPPDQWGRPLRKLAVRHDVLAVEVVDPRELELPDAGVLAFTDPETGEVHEVQTADPRLRRRYAEAAAAQRYAIAHTLRGAGAAHLRLRTDSDWLLDIVRFVAGQRHARTRGVARPAPAPRPESEAR from the coding sequence GTGCTCTCCCGGCTCTACCTGACCGTCACCCGCAAACTCGACGGCCTGCTGCAAGGCGACTACGTCGGGCTGCTGCCCGGGCCGGGAAGCGAAGCCGGCGAGTCCACCGAGTACCGCCCCGGCGACGACGTCCGGCGGATGGACTGGCCGGTCACCGCCCGCACCACCGTGCCGCACGTTCGCCGTACAGTGGCCGACCGGGAACTGGAGGCGTGGATCGCCGTCGACCTGTCGGCGAGCCTCGACTTCGGCACCGCACGATGTCTCAAACGGGACCTGGTGATCTCGGCGGCGGCGGCGATGGCCCACCTGACCGCGCGCGGCGGCAACCGGATCGGCGCGGTCATCGGCACCGGTGACCCGGCCCGGGGCGGGCTCACCACCCGGCTGCCGGCCCGACCCGGCCGGCGGGAGGCCCACGGCCTGCTGCGGGCGATCGCCAACACGCCGTCGCGGCCCGGTCGCAGCGACCTCGGCGCCCTCATCGACATGCTGAACCGGCCCCCCCGACGCCGGGGCGTGGCGGTGGTGATCTCCGACTTCATGGCCCCGCCCGACCAGTGGGGTCGGCCGCTGCGCAAGCTGGCGGTCCGCCACGACGTACTCGCCGTCGAAGTGGTCGACCCGCGTGAGCTCGAACTGCCCGACGCCGGTGTGCTGGCGTTCACCGACCCGGAGACCGGCGAGGTGCACGAGGTGCAGACCGCCGACCCCCGGCTGCGCCGACGGTACGCCGAGGCCGCCGCCGCCCAGCGGTACGCGATCGCGCACACCCTGCGCGGCGCCGGAGCGGCACATCTGCGCCTGCGCACCGACTCGGACTGGCTGCTGGACATCGTCCGGTTCGTCGCCGGGCAGCGGCACGCCCGTACCCGTGGCGTCGCCCGCCCGGCACCCGCCCCGCGCCCGGAAAGCGAAGCTCGATGA
- a CDS encoding VWA domain-containing protein — protein sequence MIRFLQPWWLLALLPVLALAGAYVWRQFRRKTYAVRFTNVELLRALAPRGLGWRRHLPAVAFLLSLMALASAMARPSIDAEESLERATVMLAIDVSLSMEADDVAPSRIEAAQLAAKEFVAELPEGYNIGLVAFAKSANVLVAPTKDRPAVTQAIDGLVLAEATATGEAVFTSLEAIRMVPTDGAQGPPPARIVLLSDGYRTSGRSVEEAAAAAAAANVPVSTIAFGTDAGEVQIGGQVQRVPVDRFALAELADATNGYFYEAASVTELNEVYADMGSSIGQRTVPREITQWYAGVALLLALGSAVLSLLWTSRLP from the coding sequence ATGATTCGTTTCCTGCAGCCCTGGTGGCTGCTTGCCCTGCTGCCGGTCCTCGCCCTCGCCGGGGCGTACGTGTGGCGACAGTTCCGCCGCAAGACGTACGCGGTCCGGTTCACCAACGTGGAGCTGCTGCGCGCGTTGGCCCCCCGAGGCCTGGGCTGGCGCCGGCATCTGCCCGCCGTGGCGTTCCTGCTCAGCCTGATGGCGTTGGCCTCGGCGATGGCCCGGCCGTCGATCGACGCCGAGGAGTCGTTGGAACGCGCGACCGTCATGCTCGCCATCGACGTGTCACTGTCCATGGAGGCCGACGACGTCGCGCCGAGCCGCATCGAAGCGGCGCAGCTGGCCGCGAAGGAGTTCGTCGCGGAACTGCCGGAGGGTTACAACATCGGACTGGTCGCGTTCGCCAAGTCCGCGAACGTCCTGGTCGCACCGACCAAGGACCGCCCGGCGGTGACCCAGGCGATCGACGGTCTGGTGCTGGCCGAGGCGACCGCGACCGGTGAGGCGGTCTTCACCTCGCTCGAAGCGATCCGGATGGTGCCCACCGACGGCGCGCAGGGTCCGCCACCGGCGCGTATCGTGCTGCTCTCCGACGGATACCGCACCTCGGGCCGGTCGGTGGAGGAAGCGGCAGCGGCCGCCGCCGCGGCCAACGTGCCGGTGTCGACGATCGCGTTCGGCACCGACGCCGGCGAGGTGCAGATCGGCGGCCAGGTGCAGCGGGTGCCGGTGGACCGGTTCGCCCTGGCCGAGCTGGCCGACGCGACCAACGGATACTTCTACGAGGCCGCGTCGGTCACCGAACTCAACGAGGTCTACGCCGACATGGGCAGCTCGATCGGGCAGCGGACCGTGCCGCGTGAGATCACCCAGTGGTACGCCGGAGTGGCGCTGCTGCTGGCACTCGGCTCGGCCGTGCTCAGTCTGCTGTGGACGTCACGGCTGCCCTGA
- a CDS encoding beta-ketoacyl-ACP reductase, whose amino-acid sequence MARTVLVTGGNRGIGLAIAQAFVKQGDRVAITYRSSFEEQAGLFGVRCDVTDADSVDQAFGAVEAELGPVEVLVANAGITDDTLLMRMSEEQFTSVLDTNLTGAYRCAKRASTKMLRARWGRLVFISSVVGLLGSPGQVNYAASKAGLVGMARSITRELGTRNITANVVAPGYVETDMTAALPEERKAEYRKAIPAGRFASVDEVASVVTWLAGDGASYVSGAVVPVDGGLGMGH is encoded by the coding sequence GTGGCCCGCACCGTACTGGTCACCGGCGGTAACCGGGGTATCGGCCTGGCGATCGCGCAGGCGTTCGTGAAGCAGGGCGACCGGGTCGCGATCACCTACCGGTCGAGCTTCGAGGAGCAGGCCGGCCTGTTCGGCGTACGGTGCGACGTCACCGACGCCGACTCCGTCGACCAGGCGTTCGGGGCGGTAGAAGCCGAGCTCGGGCCGGTGGAGGTGTTGGTCGCCAACGCCGGCATCACCGACGACACGCTGCTGATGCGGATGTCCGAGGAACAGTTCACCTCGGTGCTGGACACCAACCTGACCGGCGCGTACCGCTGCGCGAAGCGGGCCTCGACCAAGATGCTGCGGGCCCGCTGGGGCCGGCTGGTCTTCATCTCGTCGGTGGTCGGGCTGCTCGGTTCGCCGGGCCAGGTCAACTACGCCGCCAGCAAGGCCGGCCTGGTCGGGATGGCCCGCTCCATCACCCGGGAGCTCGGCACCCGCAACATCACCGCCAACGTCGTCGCCCCCGGCTACGTCGAGACCGACATGACGGCGGCGCTGCCGGAGGAACGCAAGGCCGAATACCGCAAGGCGATCCCGGCCGGGCGCTTCGCGTCCGTCGACGAGGTCGCCTCGGTGGTGACCTGGCTCGCCGGCGACGGGGCCAGTTACGTCTCCGGGGCGGTCGTCCCGGTCGACGGCGGCCTCGGCATGGGGCACTGA
- the fabI gene encoding enoyl-ACP reductase FabI yields MSALLAGKRLLVTGVITDQSIAFSVAKLAQENGATVVLTGFGRMSLVQRIAKRLPVEAPVIELDVTSPQHLAGLADRVREHVDGLDGLVHSIGFAPQSCLGGGFLDAPWEDVATALHVSTYSYKSLAMAALPLMGPGSAVVGLTFDGTVAWPVYDWMGVAKAGLESASRYLAVHLGPKGIRSNLVSAGPLRTMAAKSIPGFEAFENAWTERAPLGWQLTDQEPAARACLALLSDWFPATTGEIVHVDGGYHAVGA; encoded by the coding sequence GTGTCCGCACTGCTGGCCGGCAAACGGCTGCTCGTCACCGGCGTCATCACCGACCAGTCGATCGCCTTCTCGGTGGCCAAGCTGGCCCAGGAGAACGGTGCCACGGTCGTGCTCACCGGCTTCGGCCGGATGTCGCTGGTACAGCGGATCGCCAAGCGTCTGCCGGTCGAGGCCCCGGTGATCGAACTCGACGTCACCAGTCCGCAACACCTCGCCGGCCTCGCCGACCGGGTCCGGGAACACGTCGACGGGCTCGACGGCCTGGTGCACTCCATCGGGTTCGCCCCGCAGAGCTGCCTCGGCGGCGGTTTCCTCGACGCCCCCTGGGAGGACGTGGCGACCGCCCTGCACGTCTCCACCTACTCGTACAAGTCGCTGGCGATGGCGGCGTTGCCGCTGATGGGACCGGGCAGTGCGGTCGTCGGACTCACCTTCGACGGCACCGTGGCCTGGCCGGTCTACGACTGGATGGGGGTGGCAAAGGCCGGCCTGGAGTCCGCCTCCCGCTACCTCGCGGTGCATCTCGGTCCCAAGGGCATCCGGAGCAACCTGGTCTCCGCCGGTCCGCTGCGCACCATGGCGGCGAAGTCGATTCCGGGCTTCGAGGCGTTCGAGAACGCCTGGACCGAGCGGGCTCCACTGGGCTGGCAGCTGACCGACCAGGAACCGGCGGCGCGGGCCTGCCTGGCGCTGCTGTCGGACTGGTTCCCGGCCACCACCGGCGAGATCGTGCACGTCGACGGCGGCTACCACGCCGTCGGCGCCTGA
- a CDS encoding ferrochelatase produces MSYDALVLVSFGGPERPDDVMPFLHNVTRGRNVPPERLAEVAEHYQHFGGVSPINQQCRDLLAAIQADFAANGLDLPVYWGNRNWHPMLADTVARMRDDGVRRALAFVTSAYGGYSSCRQYQEDIAAARAAVGPDAPVIDKLRQFHDHPGFVEPHAEAVRSALDTIDPALRGRTRLIFTAHSIPNSMAAAAGPDGGRYEAQLAETARLVAAAAAPDLPYDLVWQSRSGPPQVPWLEPDVNDHLSALAEREVAAVVVSPIGFVSDHLEVVWDLDTEAAATAKDLGLVFVRAGTPGVHPRFVSMVRELVDERIHQDERIHQDERIHRPETGSRQRLGTLPIWDTCPVNCCTPAISAPATSPRSTT; encoded by the coding sequence ATGTCGTACGACGCACTGGTCCTGGTTTCGTTCGGTGGCCCGGAACGCCCCGACGACGTGATGCCGTTCCTGCACAACGTCACCCGGGGACGTAACGTGCCGCCGGAGCGCCTCGCAGAGGTCGCCGAGCACTATCAGCACTTCGGCGGGGTGTCGCCGATCAACCAGCAGTGCCGGGACCTGCTCGCCGCGATCCAGGCCGACTTCGCCGCCAACGGGCTGGACCTGCCGGTCTACTGGGGTAACCGCAACTGGCACCCGATGCTCGCCGACACCGTCGCGCGGATGCGCGACGACGGGGTGCGCCGCGCGCTCGCCTTCGTCACCAGCGCCTACGGCGGCTACTCGTCGTGCCGGCAGTACCAGGAGGACATCGCGGCGGCCCGCGCCGCAGTCGGCCCGGACGCCCCGGTGATCGACAAACTGCGCCAGTTCCACGACCACCCCGGCTTCGTCGAGCCGCACGCCGAGGCGGTGCGCTCCGCGCTGGACACCATCGACCCCGCGCTGCGTGGCCGCACCAGGCTGATCTTCACCGCCCACTCGATCCCGAACTCGATGGCCGCGGCGGCTGGTCCCGATGGCGGCCGGTACGAAGCGCAGCTGGCCGAGACCGCCAGGCTGGTCGCCGCCGCGGCCGCCCCCGATCTGCCGTACGACCTCGTCTGGCAGAGCCGCAGCGGCCCGCCGCAGGTGCCGTGGTTGGAGCCGGACGTCAACGACCACCTGTCCGCCCTCGCCGAGCGCGAGGTGGCCGCCGTGGTGGTCAGCCCGATCGGGTTCGTCTCCGACCACCTGGAGGTGGTCTGGGACCTGGACACCGAAGCGGCGGCGACCGCCAAGGATCTCGGCCTGGTCTTCGTCCGGGCCGGTACGCCCGGTGTGCACCCCAGGTTCGTCAGCATGGTGCGCGAACTCGTCGACGAGCGGATCCATCAGGACGAGCGGATCCATCAGGACGAGCGGATCCACCGGCCGGAAACCGGGTCGCGACAACGGCTGGGTACGCTGCCGATCTGGGACACCTGCCCGGTGAACTGCTGCACCCCCGCCATCTCCGCCCCCGCCACCTCCCCTCGGAGCACCACGTGA
- a CDS encoding HAD-IIA family hydrolase produces the protein MDRKPVESWLTDMDGVLVHEGQPVPGAPEFINRLRSSGKPFLVLTNNSIYTPRDLQARLTRMGFDVPEQAIWTAALATAQFLAAQRPGGTAYVIGEAGLTTAMHAVGYILTDYAPDYVVLGETRTYSFEAITKAVRLINDGARFICTNPDPTGPSIEGALPAAGSVAAMISKATGVEPYFVGKPNPMMMRSALNTIDAHSESTAMIGDRMDTDVLCGLEAGLQTILVLTGISSRTDIDRYPYRPSRIVPSVADLIDEI, from the coding sequence ATGGATCGCAAACCCGTCGAGAGCTGGCTCACCGACATGGACGGTGTGCTGGTGCACGAGGGCCAGCCGGTGCCCGGCGCGCCCGAGTTCATCAACCGGCTCCGGTCCTCGGGTAAACCCTTCCTGGTGTTGACCAACAACTCGATCTACACCCCTCGGGACCTGCAGGCCCGGCTCACCCGGATGGGTTTCGACGTACCCGAGCAGGCGATCTGGACGGCCGCGTTGGCGACCGCGCAGTTCCTGGCCGCGCAGCGGCCGGGCGGCACCGCGTACGTGATCGGTGAGGCCGGGCTGACCACCGCCATGCACGCGGTCGGCTACATCCTGACCGACTACGCCCCGGACTACGTGGTGCTGGGGGAGACCCGGACCTACAGCTTCGAGGCGATCACCAAGGCGGTCCGGCTGATCAACGACGGGGCGCGGTTCATCTGCACCAACCCGGATCCGACCGGGCCGTCCATCGAGGGCGCGTTGCCGGCCGCCGGTTCGGTCGCCGCGATGATCTCCAAGGCGACCGGGGTGGAGCCGTACTTCGTCGGCAAGCCGAACCCGATGATGATGCGGTCGGCGCTGAACACGATCGACGCGCATTCGGAGAGCACCGCGATGATCGGCGACCGGATGGACACCGACGTGCTGTGTGGGCTCGAAGCGGGGCTGCAGACCATCCTGGTGCTGACCGGGATCAGTAGCCGGACGGACATCGACCGATACCCGTACCGGCCGTCCCGGATCGTGCCGTCGGTGGCCGACCTGATCGACGAGATCTGA